Below is a genomic region from Salmo salar chromosome ssa11, Ssal_v3.1, whole genome shotgun sequence.
CATTCAAAACATGCACTGAGTCAGCTCAGaccttgtgtggtgtgtgtctggtgttgtgtggtgtgtgtctggtgttgtgtggtgtgtgtctggtgttgtgtggtgtgtgtctggtgttgtgtagtgtgtgtggtcatGACTCAGTATGGTGTGCGTATGAGTAGGTTGGTGTGTGTCCAGCGCTGAGGTGTGTGCATAGTCATTGAGGAATGTGTATGActgagtgtggtgtgtgtctgtccagtgctGAGATGTGTGTTGTCTTGACTGATTGCAGTGTGCGTATCCCCAGGGGGCGTCCTCCAGCCTGGTGGTGAAGTTTGCCGACACGGACAAGGAGCGGACCCTGCGTAGGATGCATCAGATGGCGGGCCAGCTCGGCATCTTCAGCCCCATGACCATCCAGTTTGGGGCCTATGGCGCCTACTCTCACGCTGTAAGTCTCGGCTCTACGGGGGAGGAGACGGTGAGCTTTTACACTCTGCGCATGCGAGTCACGGCTCCTCCTGATAGCTAGCTATACACACTCTGTCTATCTATGTTCACACCTGAAGTTAACATCTCCTCAAGTTTGGAAACTGTAGAGTTTGCACTCACACTGTAACTAACAGCTCGCCCTGCCAGGTGAGAATCACCCACTCACGCACAGtaaagcagtctgtctgtctgtctgtctgtctgtctgtctgtctgtctgtctgtctgtctgtctgtctgtctgtctgtctgtctgtctgtctgtctgtctgtctgtctgtctgtctgtctgtctgtctgtctgtctgtctgtctgtctgctctctagCGTCATCTCATTATATTGCGTTATCTGTTGTTTGTAATGAGCAGCAGCACTGTAAAGCAGCGGTGCTGTTAAGTAGCAGGGCTCCGTGGCAACAGAGACCTGTCTATTCAACAACATGACCAAGCAAACAGTGATGTGAAAGTAAACATGCCCCTCGTCCTGCGGCGATTtcaccctgcctctctctctctctctccctccctctctctcccactgcctccttctccctcctctttccctcacctccccttcctctctctctcttcaatgcCACAGCAGATGATGCAACAGCAAGCAGCACTAATGGCGGCGACCCAGAACTCGTATCTAAACCCCATGGCAGCCATCGCTGCGGCACAAATGCAGCAAATGGCAGCTTTCAACGTCAACGGTCTGGTGGCTGCCCCAATGACACCCTCCTCAGGTACAAATACACAGCCAGGACTGGACTCCCCGTCCTTCCCCAACCCTCCCTCCTACGTGCCTGTAATACTTCACTATATTCATTAGTGAGCCTTGTACAAGCCGTGCTAATGTAATGTATTCTGCCCTGGCTGTTAGTACATTTCTTTAGACGTTATCAGGTTTCTTTTCATCTCTGTCTCTTTTAAAAGGGAGAAAAAAACTGTCTGCCTTTTGGTAGTGGTGAAGTCTAGAGAAAAAATTGTGTGCCCTTTTGGTAGTGGTGAAGTTAGAGATGACATTGCCAGAGTGACAGAGGGCCCTAAAGTAAGATAGAGAAGACGTGTCGTGAGTGAGGCATGATGGGTTATGATGTATGACATCCCCCGGCCCTCATTGGCCGCCACAGTGTACggcctctctctttttttctctccctctcccagtctctctccctctctccatctctctctctctcaattcaatttccatttcattttcaatttaaggggctttattggcatgggaaacatatgtttacattgccaaagcaagtgaaatacataataaacaaatgtgaaataaacaataacgattatactcacaaaagttccaaaagaataaagacatttcaaatgtcatattatgtctatatacagtgttgtactgatgtgcaaatagttaaagtacaaaagggaaaataaatcaacataaatatgtgttgtatttacaatggtgtttgtttttcactggttggccttttcttgtggcaacaggtcacaaatcttgctgctgtgattgcacactgtggtattttacacaatagatatgggagttaatcaaaattggatttgttttcgaattctttgtgggtctgtgtaatctgagggaaatatgtgcctctaatatgatcatacatttggcaggaggttaggaagtgcagctcagtttccacctcattttgtgggcagtgtgcacattgcctgtcttctcttgagagccaggtctgccttcagtggcctttctcaatagcaaggctatgctcactgagtctgtacatagtcaaatctttccttagtttgggtcagtcacattggtcaggtattctgcatttgtgtactctctgttaagggccaaatagcattctagtttgcttagtttttttgtaaattctttccaatgtgtcaagtaattatatttgagatttgtcatgatttgattgggtctaattgtgttgctgtcctggggctctgtggggtctgtttgtgtttgtgaacagagccccaggaccagcttgcttaggaggctcttctccaggttaatttctctgtaggtgatggctttgttatggaaggtttgggaatcgcttccttttagatggttgtagaatttaacggctcttttctggattttgatcattttcgggtatcggcctaattctgcactgcatgcattatttggtgttttacgttgtacacagaggatatattTGTAGAATTCGGCATGCGGAGTCTCTCAATTTGGTGTCTGTCCCATTTtgggaattcttggttggtgagtggaccccagacctcacaaccataaatggcaatgggttctataactgctTCTAATTTGTAGGTCAGATTTTTGGTTCCTTTTGAatgcatagaaggcccttcttgccttgtctctcagatcattcatagctttgtggaagttaccttaggccgaggtatgtatagttttttgtgtgcccAAGGGCTACGGTATCTAGATGGAATTTCTATTCattgtcctggcaactggacattttttgcaacaccattatttttgtcttactgagatttactgtcagggcccaggtctgacacaatctgtgcagaagatctaggtgctgcagtAGAACCTCTGTGGTTGGGgccagaagcaccagatcatcagcaaatagTAGACATTTTACTTcaaattctagtagggtgaggccaggtgctgaAGACTGTTCACATTCCCATTGCCAATTTGTTgatgtatatgttgaagagggttgggcttaagctgcatccctatcTCACCCCCtgaccctgtggaaagaaatgtttgtgttttttgccaattttaaccgcacacttgttgtttgaatGCGAGACTcgggttttctgggtctctatatttttggttggacaggtttctcaatttctttcttaggtttttgcattcttcatcaaaccatttgtcattgttgttcattttcttaggttgtctgcttgaattcTTTAGATTTGattgggaagctgagaggtcaaatatactgtttaggttttctactgccaagtttacaccttcactattacagtgaaacattttgtccaggaagttgtctagaagtaatttaatttgttgttgcctaattgttgcctatttgttgttgcctgatttccacactactttcctttcatctatagcatttcttaatattattcagttcctttggctttgatgcctcatgattgaacatagctctgttcaagtagactgtgattttgctgtgatctgataggggtgtcagtggactggcTGTGAACCCTCTAAGAGatgttgggttgaggtcagtgataaagtagtctacagtactacttccAAGAGATTACCTATATGTGTACCtcccataggagtcccctcgaagcctaccattgactatgtacatacccagcgtccgacagagctgcaggactttttgttggttatgttggttatgttgtcgtagttgtgtctaggggggcatatggaggaggaaatgctgtcacctccaggtaggtgttttttcccctgtgtgctgagagtgtcagattcttgtccagttctgacatttaggtcgccacaaactactacatgtccctgggcctggaaatggttgatctccccctctaggatggagaagctgtcatcattaaagtatggggattctattgggggaatataggtagcacacatgaggacatttttctctgttgagataatttccttattaatttctgtaaaatgttcctgttttgactaatttaatagagtgggttaggtctttctctctctttctctctctctctctctctctctctctctctctctctctctctctctctctctctctctctctctctctctcatgggccACTGTTTGTGTGTTTCCGGGAACACGGCCAATCTGATGACTTTGGATGCAAAGTCCTTGACTATACAATATACGAGCAAAGATTTGTGGGAGATAATCCTGGACCTGAGTTTGACCTGTCTTCCTGGCCCTTGTCGTGAAGAGCTTTGATGGCTCGACACTAAGTAGGCTGACTGGCCCAAGACAGGGGCTCCACGCGTCTCTCTAAATGAATTAAATAAAGTGGCTCAGTCACCTCTGCATCCATCCACCATCTGTAATCCACAAAGCCTACATACACCCAGGTAATGCCTATCAAATTTAATCCTACATGACTTAAATGCCCTTCACCGGGATTAGGGAGAAGAATAATAATCCATCTGGCAGAAGACGAGAGAGCATGGACAAGGTGACAAACCTGAAATGTGACCAGGGGGAGAGGCTGAGGCCACTAACAGACAGAGAGGCCCCAGCCCCAGTGTCCAATTAGACGCTGGTCAGAGAGAGGCTGCAGACTGTGGAGTGTGAACCATGTCCACCATGGCCTGTGGTCCCAGTAATGAAACAGGGTTGCTCTATTTACAGGCACCAGCACGCCGCCGGGTATCAATGCCACGGCCGTGCCCAGCCTAGCAGCACCCATGGGGGTCAACGGGTTCGCATCCCTCCCGCCCCAGACCAACGGTCAGCCTACCAACGAGCCAATCTACACCAATGGGATCCACCCCTACCCAGGTGAGACAGCCAATGGGATTCACCTCTACTCAGGTGAGCCAATTTAACAGCAGTTTCATTCATTTGACATGTAGCCTTTTCTTAACTAGGATAAAACCATTATATATGATATTTTTGTAGAGGGAGACCTGGCAAGATAGTCTTAGGTGACTGCCATACTGCAATCAGAATAGGAGTGTGACGGTGTTTCTGAGAGTCAAATATGAGTTTGACATTCATGATGAGTGAGTCAGTGCATCCATCAGTGCATTATGGTTAATATGATGAGCCTCAGAAGCTCCTCCTTAGCTTCTTAATGCTGTATGCTCCTGATGATTCCTGAACAACTGACACATCATTATGCACTTGACTCCTTGATGCATTATGTAAGGCAGCTGCAGTGATAATGAACCACAAAGCAGTTTGTTTGGCATGTTGTTAATATTTGATGCAAACATCTGGGGGGCGAACAGGAATTTTGAAGAACTGTGAAATATGACAACTCTAATCTATGTGTGACTctgtcctctgcctctctctcccgctctccctctctttctctctttctctctctccatctctctcttttctttctttttctttctctctctcgctttatctccctctccctctctttctctctctccctctttctctctctccctctctctctctctttctctctctgcagcacAGAGTCCTACAGTGACTGACCCTCTCCAGCAGGCTTACGCCGGTGTGCAGCACTACGCAGGTGACctgcctctcctcactcctcccctctctcctccatctctttctctatcgctctcactctctccctctctccctctctgtcactctaGCAGACACTATGGCTGCTAAAGATAGCCCAGAGGACTGGCCAATTTTCTCCAGGATTAGGAAACTTTACATTAGGATTTGAACGGATTTCCATTGGACTTGATTATACACCCACACAAAAATCTTAATTCCAAAAGTACACTGAGAACTGTGTTCCGGACACCCCTCTACATGATCGTGACATAGATAGACAGACACTGAGACATCTCCTCTTTAACCATGTATCAGGATAGGAATAGGCTCTCGTTCCTGTATTGTATGTGTCCCTGTTTAGACAGTGCATTCCCTTTGTGTAGTGATCCACAATGAAAATGAGCTCGGGCTCCAAGCCGTAATGCAATTTATTTATTCAGTGTCTGGAGGACGTGAACAATAGAATAATGATTTAAGTTGTCGCAAATGGAGATGTAATATTCCACTCTggctcttctccttctctttgcAACAGCAGCCTACCCTGCCGCCTATGCACCAATCAGTCAAGCGTTCCCCCAGCAACCCACCATCATCCCCCAGCAACAGAGAGAAGGTAAGAGCTAGCGGGCGCGCCCACCCAAGATAAAAGGTGATAATTACCATGTTCCATTCTAATGTACGGCTGCTTTGAATTAGCCAGGGAGAGGAAACACTGGGCTGGAAAATGGGAGAAAAAGAGAACTTCATTTAAAAGGAGTTTAACATTAGCAGGCAGCAAGATGGAAAAGTTACTCTGTCATTATTCAAAAACTGCACTAATTCAAACTCGCAGTGTTCGACTGGTTAATCAGTCCATTACAATGTGTTTAAGTGGTTATGAATATTCATTAGATTAATTAGCTGCATGCATAATCATTTATTAACATTCCTAGTTTAGTGTTAGTACCACAGCATTAAATGTAATAAAGCATAGGATATGCTGTAATGGTAAATCACTCTTCCTGACACTGTTTGCCAGATATAATTATTCATTTATGTTATTGTACAGTATGTGATGGTTATAAATATGATTATTAGTCAACGTGGAAAATCTGAAATTACTCTAAGTGTTCTAACATTGCATAAGGGGGATAATTTTATTTCAGTGTGTTTCGCCCAAGCATTGTGGTCTACCTGCCCCCATCCTTGAGTTAAATTAAGCTTGCGTTAGGGTTATGTGACTGCTATACTTTGTGTATGCTGTGTACATTAAGCCACAGAGCTGCTCCTCCTGCAGACAGTGTGTCAGCTCCACTGGCCTGTCTCTGACTCAGATCTGGATCCTTCCCTCTCTGGCTTGGCTGTTGGCTGGTCTCCCAGTCTGCAGCCTCCAAGAGACTGCAGCCGCAGCAGCCCCCATTTCATGAGACACACCTAAACTAACAAACAGGCAGAATAAAGCCATAAGCTCAGACTGTAAAACCACAGCTCTCTATcatactgtgtgtgtcctctatctGGGCCAGGGAGTCAGTCAGCAACAGCCTCTTATCAGCCTTCTCACTAGCCACAGACTCATCTCGTCATGCTATCATCCCCGAGCAATGAGACAGGGAACAATCCATGCAGCCACTAGTGcagcccacatctctctctctctctctctttctctcttctctctctctctctctctctctctctctctcttctctctctctctctctctctctctctctctcctcatcagaaGGCCATGTACTGTATGTGGCACCTGGGTGTGTGTGGAGACTGAAGCGAGATTGGGAGCCAGTCAGTCCTGTCCTACTGTCAGCTAGTAATTGGGGCAGACACTGGGCTTATGTCATCATGTATGCTCTGCCTGTCCTCTCCTTCTATTTCCCCATGTAACCTCTAtagtttgttgttgttatttcccTCCAGGGCCGGAAGGCTGCAACCTGTTTATTTACCATCTGCCCCAGGAGTTTGGAGACGCAGAATTAATGCAAATGTTCCTGCCTTTCGGCAACGTCATCTCCGCCAAAGTCTTCGTGGACCGGGCGACCAATCAAAGCAAGTGTTTTGGTGAGTCAAAGCTGTCATCTCTGCtgagaaaaaaaaagaattggATGAGAAGTCGACTGTGATGTTTGGCAATCTTCTCATGTCCCATTTTGGATTCTGCATTTAGTTGTGTTTTCCTTTATTCCCTGTGTCTATCCTAATCAAGTTGCAATTAACATTTTAAAAGTGGCGTTACATGCGAGTGagcagggaggagaagagagggggatgcgTGCTTCGCTCCTTAAGTTCAACTCATCAGCAGATGCTTATGAGATACTGGGAGCAGGTGAGAGTGAGATGGAGTGGA
It encodes:
- the LOC106562123 gene encoding CUGBP Elav-like family member 4 isoform X18, whose amino-acid sequence is MATVTVNGVLQENGFSTTNSAGRMNGLTIGQNTIPMKDHDAIKLFIGQIPRNLEEKDLKPLFEEFGKIYELTVLKDRFTGMHKGCAFLTYCARESALKAQSALHEQKTLPGMNRPIQVKPADSEGRGEDRKLFVGMLGKQQSEEDVRRLFETFGQIEECTVLRGPDGASKGCAFVKFSSHAEAQAAINSLHGRQTMPGASSSLVVKFADTDKERTLRRMHQMAGQLGIFSPMTIQFGAYGAYSHAMMQQQAALMAATQNSYLNPMAAIAAAQMQQMAAFNVNGLVAAPMTPSSGTSTPPGINATAVPSLAAPMGVNGFASLPPQTNGQPTNEPIYTNGIHPYPAQSPTVTDPLQQAYAGVQHYAAAYPAAYAPISQAFPQQPTIIPQQQREVCCCYFPPGPEGCNLFIYHLPQEFGDAELMQMFLPFGNVISAKVFVDRATNQSKCFGFVSFDNPSSAQAAIQAMNGFQIGMKRLKVQLKRPKDANRPY
- the LOC106562123 gene encoding CUGBP Elav-like family member 4 isoform X28, with product MATVTVNGVLQENGFSTTNSAGRMNGLTIGQNTIPMKDHDAIKLFIGQIPRNLEEKDLKPLFEEFGKIYELTVLKDRFTGMHKGCAFLTYCARESALKAQSALHEQKTLPGMNRPIQVKPADSEGRGGCAFVKFSSHAEAQAAINSLHGRQTMPGASSSLVVKFADTDKERTLRRMHQMAGQLGIFSPMTIQFGAYGAYSHAQMMQQQAALMAATQNSYLNPMAAIAAAQMQQMAAFNVNGLVAAPMTPSSGTSTPPGINATAVPSLAAPMGVNGFASLPPQTNGQPTNEPIYTNGIHPYPGETANGIHLYSAQSPTVTDPLQQAYAGVQHYAAAYPAAYAPISQAFPQQPTIIPQQQREVCCCYFPPGPEGCNLFIYHLPQEFGDAELMQMFLPFGNVISAKVFVDRATNQSKCFGFVSFDNPSSAQAAIQAMNGFQIGMKRLKVQLKRPKDANRPY
- the LOC106562123 gene encoding CUGBP Elav-like family member 4 isoform X19 → MATVTVNGVLQENGFSTTNSAGRMNGLTIGQNTIPMKDHDAIKLFIGQIPRNLEEKDLKPLFEEFGKIYELTVLKDRFTGMHKGCAFLTYCARESALKAQSALHEQKTLPGMNRPIQVKPADSEGRGDRKLFVGMLGKQQSEEDVRRLFETFGQIEECTVLRGPDGASKGCAFVKFSSHAEAQAAINSLHGRQTMPGASSSLVVKFADTDKERTLRRMHQMAGQLGIFSPMTIQFGAYGAYSHAQMMQQQAALMAATQNSYLNPMAAIAAAQMQQMAAFNVNGLVAAPMTPSSGTSTPPGINATAVPSLAAPMGVNGFASLPPQTNGQPTNEPIYTNGIHPYPAQSPTVTDPLQQAYAGVQHYAAAYPAAYAPISQAFPQQPTIIPQQQREVCCCYFPPGPEGCNLFIYHLPQEFGDAELMQMFLPFGNVISAKVFVDRATNQSKCFGFVSFDNPSSAQAAIQAMNGFQIGMKRLKVQLKRPKDANRPY